Proteins encoded in a region of the Sander lucioperca isolate FBNREF2018 chromosome 4, SLUC_FBN_1.2, whole genome shotgun sequence genome:
- the LOC116042829 gene encoding uncharacterized protein LOC116042829, with product MGHQDKEMDIESLQNSGRRRGSCLDVFLVGSIICLFVTVAAVAAGGLMVVMELRSELQSKLPRTHGEFEKSKLSGDPAYKMENFAYLQAISSELKNSTMPWAPVHYATRESVGSNFLFDAKQHWLKAEQEGTYFIYIELNLTCIYDCNAGIVSVNVGDKLTCEVELPAVADSKPVSRKCWTVSQLNGQKLFTQMIVPKGLQDWKLELSSSKFGMFLVD from the exons ATGGGACATCAAGATAAAGAAATGGACATTGAGTCTCTTCAGAACAGCGGCCGCCGCCGTGGAAGCTGCCTGGACGTTTTTCTCGTCGGTTCAATCATTTGTCTGTTCGTGACAGTGGCAGCTGTGGCTGCTGGCGGACTTATGGTTGTGATGGAGCTGCGGTCCGAGCTGCAGTCCAAACTCCCGCGTACGCATGGTGAgtttgaaaagtcgaagctgTCAGGAGACCCAGCATACAAG ATGGAGAATTTTGCCTATTTGCAAGCCATCTCAA GTGAGTTGAAGAACTCCACCATGCCCTGGGCTCCAGTCCACTACGCTACCAGGGAGTCGGTAGGAAGCAACTTCTTGTTTGATGCAAAGCAGCATTGGCTGAAGGCCGAACAGGAGGGGACCTACTTCATATACATTGAGCTCAACCTCACCTGCATCTACGACTGCAACGCAGGCATCGTCAGCGTGAATGTGGGCGATAAGCTCACCTGCGAGGTGGAGCTTCCGGCTGTGGCAGATTCAAAACCTGTGAGCAGGAAGTGCTGGACAGTGAGCCAGCTCAATGGACAGAAACTGTTCACTCAGATGATTGTACCAAAGGGACTGCAGGACTGGAAACTGGAGCTGAGCAGCTCAAAATTTGGGATGTTCCTTGTGGACTAA
- the LOC116042825 gene encoding tumor necrosis factor ligand superfamily member 14-like gives MAEGGVGTCPQVFVVDSQANYVSVHSGKKPRWARVGQRFLLLMVGLALFGLVIEGCFIYSLYKKTQEFSLCKSHPLCQNMSNSQTSGQQGGTIMSQVGPNESNEIPTVRPHLEQVQQRPFAQLIGSNNPKGPNNVVQWEHKNGETITYKMGYENGRLLVEKDGYYYLYSKVTLDAAEECLLIQHMVMKDTTAYDESIELMKSKSFRCRTQKPSTAKASGGEDLWNSFLAGIFHLRSGDKIFVTLKNIDKIRQGPAENLMGAFMIFPGNMQQ, from the exons ATGGCAGAGGGCGGTGTGGGTACATGCCCCCAGGTGTTTGTGGTGGACAGCCAAGCCAACTACGTCTCTGTGCACAGTGGGAAGAAACCAAGATGGGCGAGAGTTGGCCAAAGGTTTCTTCTTCTGATGGTGGGACTTGCCCTGTTTGGACTTGTTATCGAGGGATGTTTTATCTACAGTCTATACAAAAAAACGCAG GAATTTTCCCTCTGTAAGTCTCATCCTCTCTGCCAGAACATGTCCAATTCCCAAACATCTGGTCAGCAG GGTGGCACCATAATGAGTCAAGTTGGACCTAATG AGTCCAATGAGATTCCCACAGTGCGACCACATCTGGAACAGGTCCAACAGAGACCCTTTGCTCAACTGATAG GCTCCAACAATCCTAAAGGGCCGAACAATGTGGTACAGTGGGAACATAAAAATGGCGAAACCATCACCTACAAAATGGGTTACGAAAATGGCCGGTTGTTGGTTGAGAAGGATGGTTACTACTACCTCTACTCCAAAGTGACATTAGATGCCGCAGAAGAGTGTTTGCTTATCCAGCACATGGTCATGAAAGACACCACTGCCTATGATGAATCTATAGAACTTATGAAATCAAAAAG TTTCCGCTGCCGGACCCAGAAACCTTCGACTGCAAAGGCTTCAGGTGGGGAAGATCTGTGGAACAGTTTCCTGGCTGGGATCTTCCACCTGCGGAGCGGAGATAAAATTTTTGTCACATTGAAGAATATAGATAAGATTCGTCAAGGACCTGCTGAAAACCTCATGGGAGCCTTTATGATATTTCCAGGCAATATGCAGCAATAA